The Mesotoga sp. UBA6090 genomic interval TATGCTGAGGTATACTCTATCTTGGCTTCCAGCGACTTGGAGAGAATCGAACTATCCAGCCCAAGAACCCCTCACGTATGGTCTTATGCTTACCATTCATATATGGCCGGTCAGGATCTTGAGGAAATCAAGGTCCAAGTGGCCGAGCTTGTCGAAGATTTCTCGCTGCATTGGCTTATAGATGCTACTGAGATGGTAAAGCTCCTTGATCAGAACATCAACCAGTACGACGGCTTCGTAATGAAAAGGCCCACCCCGGACTCATCACCTACAATGTAACACGAAATAATGAATAATATTCTCGCTCTTGAGAATTAAGTTCGAAAGAACTATAATCTATTTATATGATTATATGAGATTCTTGGGAGCGTGAAAAGATGAAGAGATTATCCTTGCTTTTGCTGATGGTAATGATTGCCACTCTTGCTGGCGCCAAATTCAGTGTTGCCATTCTAATCACAGGTGAAATCGGCGGAAACGCCATCTATGAGCTCGTTCAAAAAGGTGCCCTCGAAATTGAGTCTGATGAGATCGAGATCAAGATCGTCGAAGGCGGGTACAATCAGTCAAGATGGGAATCTATTCTGACCGGTCTCGCTGCTCTGGATAAGTATGATCTTCTTATGACTTTTACAGAGGGAATGCCGGCAAGTGTGAGACGCGTTGCGAATATGTTCCCGAACCAGAAGTTTGCGCTTCTGGACGGAATGATTGAGGACTCACTTCCCAATACTTATTCAGTGGCGTTTAGAGACGACGAAATGACCTTTCTAGCTGGTATCTTTGCCGGTCTTGTCACTTCAAGCCGGATGCCCGGAGCAAATTCTGAGAAGGTGGTTGGCTTCATCGCCGGGGATACCTACCCTGCAATGACAAATATAATGAGACCTTCGTTCGAGAAGGGAGTGGCGACTATCGATCCCTCGATTCATGTTCTTTTCGGCATTGTTGGAAGCTGGTCCGATCCTTCAAGAGGAAGAGAGCTGGCTGCAAAACAGTTTGACGCAGGAGCGGACGTAATCCTTTCAATTGCCGGAGGAAGTGGTGTTGGAGTGATTGAGGAGGCATCGGTCAGAGGTAAGTATGTGATTACGGTCGACTCGAATCTCATATCGATGAATCCCTCTGTTATATTGGCGAGCTTTCTGAAGCATATGGATCTCCTTGTGAAAGAGACAGTATCTCAGGCAAGCGAAGGAAAGCTGCCGTTTGGCAGTTCAAAGAGGGTCGGCATTGCAGAAGGAATGATAGATTATACACACGATGATCCCAACTTCCTGTCTAATGTTCCGGAAGAGATTCGAAGCGAGCTCGCTTACTGGTTTGAGAGACTAAAGGAGAAAGGAGTTCCCGCTGAAAATGAGTAGCCTTCTGCAGTCCTACAACGAAGCACTTCATCTCCTAACCGGGACCGAAGAAAAGATTGTAAGCTTTGTCATAAACCATCCGGAGCAAGCTCTGGAGTTCTCAGTTCATGATCTCGCAGCACGACTTGAGGTATCTCCGTCGATGATCGTTAAGGCTGCAAAGAAGCTCGGGTTCACAGGCTACTCGCAACTGAAGCTGGCCATCGCAAGTGAGCTCAACATACTCGTCCAGAGGGAAAAGTCATCTGTATTGATCGAAGACCTAGAGGCATATGATGAACTCGTTTCAACGACAATCAAAGAGGCCTATAGTCGGCTTAGCGAGGAAGTAATAGAAGAGGCAGCAAGAGTTCTTTCATCGTCTCAGATCGTCGACATCTACGCCTTTGGCTTTGACGCTATCGCCGGGCACGACCTTTATCTAAAGATGCTTCAAAGTGGAAAAAGAGTGCGGCTAATAGAGAATGGATATGAGCAGATGATTTCTGCCTACAGTTTGGAAAGTGATTCAACAGTAGTCGCCATTTCTAGTACAGGAAGTTCCGTTGACCTTATGGATGCCTTGAGATTTTCTAAGAAGGCTGGGGCCTCTGTGGTTACAATAACTCCGTCCGGATCGAAGCTAAGCAATTATTCGAGCATCAACCTGGAAAGCTATTACTCCAAACTCGTCTTTCCAGAAGGCGGCCTCGTCACTCGAATCGTCCAGCTGATGATTGTAGACGTGCTCTATCTGAAGTTTCTTCAGATCTCCGGGACTAGGTTCGAGGAAAGATATTCAAAATTTCGAGAGGTTCTCGACTTCAAGAGAAGAGGAACAAAGAAAGAGAGGGACTGAATCCCTCTCTTTTGTTGTCTGCTTCATTCTCCAGAGTTGCTCACCAAGCCCCTCCAGATTATCTCTCTTATACTTTCTAGCCCGTTCGGGTCTTCCGTTACGCTGAAACCATTCAATATGAGGTCTGCCGCGCTGTCGGGATCCACGTCTTTCGAAATCTCCTGAGCGATCTTTGCCTCGTCTATAGCTGAGGACAGCTTCTCCTTCAGAAGCTGGTATCTATCTTTGACCCTCTTCCAGGATTCGTTGTCCTGCCTGCTAAGGTTCGCCCTCTCTTGATCCATGATCTTCTTGATCTCATTCTTATTGGTTATGAAATCAATATATGACCTTAGAATCCTCTTGAGCTTCGACACATAAACATTCTCATCTCTTGTTTCCGAAAAGACATGATCTTCAAGTTCGTCTATCGAGTACTGCCAAACTTCATAAAACAGATCCTCTTTGCTGGGGAAGTAGTAGTATATCAAGGCCTTTTTCACCCCAGCCATCTGGGCAATCTCGGACATGCTTACGCCGTCGTGACCTCTTTCCGCAAAGGCCTTCCGGGCGGCTTTTATAATCCTCTCTCTAGAAGACAATTTCGCTCGCACCGGATCCACCGTCCCTTCAAGGTTTTTTGTCTATAGCAAGCTTCTCTTCATTGTTAGCGTACTTTCTCATTCTAACATCGAAATCGTAAACCCCTCTGTGGGCCGGATGGGTCTCGGCAAAGCCTTCCTCGTAGTAGAGTTTGTCGGCGTATTCCTTCCAGCCGGCTGCAAGTTCGTCAAGCTGTCCGGCAAGCTCTGTGACAACGTTCTCGCTTCCATCATGCTGTGGGATCGCATTGAACTTGTTCACCATAGCTCTGAGAACCTTCGGATTGTCAATAATCGGACAGGGTCTGAAGAGATTATTGCTGTAAGGCACCATTCTCTTGTATGCCGTGAAGAATGGAGACTTCACAATCTCCAGAAGACTCTTCTCTCTTATGCTGTCAACCGCAAACTGCTGGAAGACACAAGGTTCAACGTAACCCTTTGCATTTACGTGAATATACTTTGCGCCGGCGGCCAGACAGCCATTCGTAAGGAATCCGTGATTCCAGAAGTCTGCAACGAATGCAAAGTCTCCGCCAAGCCTCTCTTGCTCAGTCTTGAAGAATCGCTCATACCTCTGCTCAGGCGTTGGAACGAGATCCATCGAAGGATTCATACCTACTGGCATGAACTGAAATACCCAGGCATAAGCAACGCCTTCGTCCTTCAAGAACTGCCAGAACTCGTCCTTCATCATAACATCGTGATTCAGTCTGGTTGCGGTAACCGAAGTACCGTAAATGACTCCGGCTTCTCTCAGATTCTCCCACGCCTGCTTGATCTTAAGAAAGACACCGCGTCCTCTTCTCCAGTCGGTCTCGCCTTCGAAACCTTCTACGGAGACGGCAAATGTGGCATTTCCAAGTTCGCCGAGCTTTTTCGCAACTTCCTTGGTGATAAGCGTTCCATTTGTGTAGACCTGGAAGTAAGAATCGTTGAACTCTTCGAAAATCTCGAGAAGATGCGGCCATACGAAAGGTTCACCGCCGGTAATGATGAAGAAATAAATCCCCAGTTCATTTGCCTGCCGGATTATAGAACTGACCTCTTCCTTCGAAAGCTGGTACTTTCTACCGTAGAGACCGGCGTAACAGCCCACGCAGTTAAGATTACAGGCGTAAGTTGGGCTTATTACTACGAGCTTCGGAATCACAACTTCGTGCTCGAGCATCTTTTCCTGACGAATCTTCTCGCCAAGTGCAAACTCGTTTACAACGAGATTGGTCATAGCCTTTTCAACGGCCTTAGGACTCGATCTCTTGAAAACGTTCTGCCAGGAAACGATCATTGGATGCTCTTCCTCGGCCATCCGAGTCAGTTTCTTCAAACCACTCTTTGTTGGTTCTTTCGTCAAAGCCGCAACAGTTCCGAACAATTTTCCAATATTCTCAGTAGAAGAATTCCTGACAAGTGTACCAACATACTTCCCTGCCTGTCTCAGCATGGAAGTCTTCATACTTTCTACAATACCCACGAATAACACCCCCAATTGATTTTTACTTACCGTTCGGTAAAATACTAAACCATCGATACTACGTATTCCTTTCATTTATATGAAGTTTCTACCAAAGAGTGTTTCAGATTGCCTTTAGCTCATGTCAAAAGATCGTTTCTGGAAAGCCTCTCTATCTGAATCCACTGGAGTTTTACGCAAAGAGACAGACTTTGAAATGTAGTTCATGGCTAAAAATTTATGGAGGCGTTAGGAAATAACATCAAGAGCAAGGTGCTGAACTGAATTCAAGGAAAGAAGTTCTTCGTTCAAGGGCGAGAATCTAAGAACCGCTGAACGCTTAAGAGCGGAAAACCCGCTGATCGCTGGACGCTGAACGCTGTGAGATGCAGTTCTCCGTTAGCCTTTCACGGCAACGGATTTTGGCCCCCTCTTCGGGCGAACAGCCGTTCGCCCCTACAAGAAGAATATGATTCTGAATGGGATCACAGATCAAGAAGATCGGCGTGCGTAGCGGACTGGCTTTGAGGATCTTTCCCCGCGAAGCGGAACTGGCCTTTGCGAAGCAAAGACTAGCCAGGCGAAGCGTGACTGGCCTGCGATAGCAGACTGGCTCATTCCAATTATTCTAGGTACGATAGTGTAAAATGCAATAAAGGGGGTGGTGCTCAGTGAAGAAGATAGTTGTCAGAGTCATCGCGGGGATTATAGTTGGTGTAATTACTTGGGCAGTGGCGATACTGATCTTCAGTGACGGTATAGCTGATTCTTTTTCGGCTATTACATCCATAGAGAAGGCGAATGTCTTGATGGAGATAGACCAGAACGGTCTCCTGACAGTTACCGAGACTATCGACTATAAATTCAACAAAGCTTACAGAGGTATTTATAGAGAGCTGCCTGCCGATAGAGCGGGAAGCCAGTACAGCTCGATTGAGGTTACTGCTGTAGGCAAGGAGATCAAATACATAG includes:
- a CDS encoding radical SAM protein; amino-acid sequence: MGIVESMKTSMLRQAGKYVGTLVRNSSTENIGKLFGTVAALTKEPTKSGLKKLTRMAEEEHPMIVSWQNVFKRSSPKAVEKAMTNLVVNEFALGEKIRQEKMLEHEVVIPKLVVISPTYACNLNCVGCYAGLYGRKYQLSKEEVSSIIRQANELGIYFFIITGGEPFVWPHLLEIFEEFNDSYFQVYTNGTLITKEVAKKLGELGNATFAVSVEGFEGETDWRRGRGVFLKIKQAWENLREAGVIYGTSVTATRLNHDVMMKDEFWQFLKDEGVAYAWVFQFMPVGMNPSMDLVPTPEQRYERFFKTEQERLGGDFAFVADFWNHGFLTNGCLAAGAKYIHVNAKGYVEPCVFQQFAVDSIREKSLLEIVKSPFFTAYKRMVPYSNNLFRPCPIIDNPKVLRAMVNKFNAIPQHDGSENVVTELAGQLDELAAGWKEYADKLYYEEGFAETHPAHRGVYDFDVRMRKYANNEEKLAIDKKP
- a CDS encoding MurR/RpiR family transcriptional regulator: MSSLLQSYNEALHLLTGTEEKIVSFVINHPEQALEFSVHDLAARLEVSPSMIVKAAKKLGFTGYSQLKLAIASELNILVQREKSSVLIEDLEAYDELVSTTIKEAYSRLSEEVIEEAARVLSSSQIVDIYAFGFDAIAGHDLYLKMLQSGKRVRLIENGYEQMISAYSLESDSTVVAISSTGSSVDLMDALRFSKKAGASVVTITPSGSKLSNYSSINLESYYSKLVFPEGGLVTRIVQLMIVDVLYLKFLQISGTRFEERYSKFREVLDFKRRGTKKERD
- a CDS encoding BMP family ABC transporter substrate-binding protein, translated to MKRLSLLLLMVMIATLAGAKFSVAILITGEIGGNAIYELVQKGALEIESDEIEIKIVEGGYNQSRWESILTGLAALDKYDLLMTFTEGMPASVRRVANMFPNQKFALLDGMIEDSLPNTYSVAFRDDEMTFLAGIFAGLVTSSRMPGANSEKVVGFIAGDTYPAMTNIMRPSFEKGVATIDPSIHVLFGIVGSWSDPSRGRELAAKQFDAGADVILSIAGGSGVGVIEEASVRGKYVITVDSNLISMNPSVILASFLKHMDLLVKETVSQASEGKLPFGSSKRVGIAEGMIDYTHDDPNFLSNVPEEIRSELAYWFERLKEKGVPAENE
- a CDS encoding TetR/AcrR family transcriptional regulator — protein: MRAKLSSRERIIKAARKAFAERGHDGVSMSEIAQMAGVKKALIYYYFPSKEDLFYEVWQYSIDELEDHVFSETRDENVYVSKLKRILRSYIDFITNKNEIKKIMDQERANLSRQDNESWKRVKDRYQLLKEKLSSAIDEAKIAQEISKDVDPDSAADLILNGFSVTEDPNGLESIREIIWRGLVSNSGE